One genomic segment of Drosophila willistoni isolate 14030-0811.24 chromosome 2R unlocalized genomic scaffold, UCI_dwil_1.1 Seg200, whole genome shotgun sequence includes these proteins:
- the LOC6641577 gene encoding very-long-chain (3R)-3-hydroxyacyl-CoA dehydratase hpo-8 yields MSAKAAKTTTVKPKAKEPSAFIKLYLIAYNAVQVGGWSYILYQLINYYILQGAEFRAQITLWDYTRVAVIIFQNAAFVEILNAAFGLVKSNPVVTTFQVFSRMMVVVGVVMATPTGKVSPGLPIALFAWAITEIIRYGYYALNIVKVVPHFVVFLRYTTFIALYPIGVTGELLCFWWAQSYAKEHSVWSVEMPNKWNATFSYFTLLWIVMLGYIPIFPQLYLHMFAQRRKILGGSSTSAASASQKKKAH; encoded by the coding sequence ATGTCAGCCAAAGCAGCCAAGACGACGACGGTCAAACCGAAGGCCAAGGAACCATCCGCTTTCATTAAACTTTACCTAATTGCTTACAATGCTGTTCAAGTGGGCGGCTGGAGCTATATCCTGTATCAGCTGATCAATTACTATATACTGCAGGGAGCTGAATTTCGTGCCCAGATTACACTGTGGGACTACACACGAGTGGCGGTTATCATTTTCCAGAATGCTGCCTTTGTGGAAATCCTAAATGCCGCCTTTGGCTTGGTCAAATCGAATCCTGTCGTTACCACCTTCCAAGTGTTCAGCCGCATGATGGTTGTGGTGGGCGTCGTGATGGCTACACCCACTGGCAAGGTATCACCAGGCTTGCCTATTGCTCTCTTCGCCTGGGCCATTACCGAAATTATCCGTTATGGATACTATGCCTTGAACATTGTGAAAGTTGTGCCTCATTTTGTGGTATTCCTGCGTTACACTACCTTCATCGCCCTGTATCCTATTGGCGTTACCGGCGAGCTTCTGTGCTTCTGGTGGGCCCAGAGCTATGCCAAGGAGCACAGTGTCTGGAGCGTGGAGATGCCCAACAAATGGAACGCCACCTTCTCCTACTTCACCCTCCTGTGGATTGTAATGCTGGGATATATTCCCATCTTCCCGCAGCTCTATTTGCATATGTTTGCCCAACGTCGCAAGATTCTGGGAGGATCTTCGACATCTGCTGCTTCTGCATCGCAGAAGAAAAAGGCCCACTGA
- the LOC6641578 gene encoding cysteine desulfurase, mitochondrial has product MQKVLFCRQQTHLVRTLLRHNSSSSASPAKSTGAPKLAATSKEFRERQVRFNIKNEQTEGRPLYLDAQATTPLDPRVLDAMLPYLTNYYGNPHSRTHAYGWETEQAVEKAREQVARLIGADPKEIIFTSGATESNNISCKGVARFYGTKKKHVITTQTEHKCVLDSCRALENEGFRVTYLPVQANGLIDLKQLESALTPDTSLVSIMTVNNEIGVQQPIQEIGQLCRSRKVFFHTDAAQAVGKVPVDVNSMDIDLMSISGHKLYGPKGVGALYVRRRPRVRLEPIQSGGGQERGLRSGTVPAPLVVGLGAAAELAQQEMEYDKKWVDFLSNRLLERITAVLPHVIRNGDPKSTYNGCLNLSFAYVEGESLLMALKDVALSSGSACTSASLEPSYVLRAIGTDEDLAHSSIRFGIGRFTTIEEVDYTADKCIKHVERLREMSPLWEMVQEGIDLKTIQWSQH; this is encoded by the exons ATGCAGAAAGTGCTGTTTTGCCGCCAACAGACGCACCTGGTGCGGACGTTATTAAGACATAATTCCTCCTCATCCGCGTCACCTGCGAAGTCAACAGGAGCGCCAAAATTGGCCGCCACATCCAAAG AATTTCGTGAGCGTCAAGTGCGTTTCAATATCAAGAATGAACAGACAGAGGGACGTCCCCTATATTTGGATGCTCAAGCTACGACTCCGCTGGACCCACGTGTCCTAGATGCCATGTTGCCTTATCTGACCAATTACTATGGTAATCCACACTCGCGAACTCACGCCTATGGCTGGGAGACAGAGCAGGCTGTGGAGAAGGCACGTGAACAGGTGGCTCGTCTGATTGGAGCAGACCCCAAAGAGATTATATTCACATCGGGAGCCACAGAATCAAATAATATATCCTGCAAAGGAGTGGCCCGTTTCTATGGAACCAAAAAGAAGCATGTCATCACCACCCAGACGGAACACAAATGTGTCTTGGACTCTTGCCGTGCTCTGGAGAACGAAGGCTTTCGTGTGACTTATTTGCCAGTGCAGGCAAATGGTTTAATTGATCTTAAGCAATTGGAGTCGGCTCTAACACCAGACACATCTTTGGTCTCGATAATGACAGTGAACAATGAAATTGGTGTGCAGCAACCCATCCAAGAGATTGGGCAACTGTGTCGTTCTCGAAAAGTATTTTTCCACACAGATGCCGCCCAAGCGGTGGGCAAAGTGCCCGTGGATGTAAATTCCATGGATATTGATCTGATGTCCATATCGGGGCACAAGCTCTACGGTCCCAAGGGTGTGGGTGCTCTGTATGTACGTCGACGCCCCCGTGTACGATTGGAGCCCATTCAGAGCGGTGGCGGCCAGGAGCGTGGTCTGCGTAGTGGCACTGTGCCGGCTCCCCTCGTGGTTGGCTTGGGAGCAGCAGCCGAATTGGCTCAGCAGGAAATGGAATACGACAAGAAATGGGTGGACTTCTTGTCTAATCGCTTGCTCGAAAGAATTACCGCAGTCTTGCCGCATGTCATCCGTAATGGAGATCCCAAAAGCACTTACAATGGCTGTCTGAATCTATCTTTTGCTTATGTGGAGGGTGAGTCCTTGCTAATGGCCCTTAAGGATGTCGCTCTAAGCAGCGGTTCGGCCTGCACTTCAGCATCGTTGGAGCCTTCGTATGTCCTGCGTGCCATTGGTACCGATGAAGATTTAGCTCACAGCTCAATCCGATTCGGCATTGGACGCTTTACGACCATCGAAGAGGTGGACTATACGGCTGACAAGTGTATCAAACATGTGGAACGATTGCGCGAAATGTCACCACTATGGGAAATGGTACAAGAGGGCATTGACCTCAAGACCATACAATGGTCACAGCACTAA